One window of the Podospora pseudocomata strain CBS 415.72m chromosome 7, whole genome shotgun sequence genome contains the following:
- a CDS encoding hypothetical protein (COG:F; EggNog:ENOG503NU4S) produces the protein MKLSRVGARLLAAATTIVQVVVLACDGCFGPIEEHASKHVRVVKRMQPGALDASYGPTRPLQWGQLNVLHTSDTHGWLSGHIKEANYGADWGDYVSFVASMKRTAEDLKVDLLLVDSGDLHDGTGLSDSTTPNGEISNEIFVQQTGYDLLTLGNHELYASEVAYQTFNNFSRAWGDKYLTSNVEIMNPDTQEWEHIGKTHKYFTTKHGLRIMAFGVLFDFTANTNASRITKAADMIKQDWFKQAVHHPKPIDVFLVLGHNSARPGRQASTLKTVYSAIREAHPDTPIQIFGGHSHMRDFVVYDQSSTASESGRYCESLGWFSMSGFNSSNSGFTGPLNPKGVPNPNRTAVVANPVNPTPIDKRSKQKTSPFLYSRRYLDWNRLTFDYHAPGSQFLHNDILSHPNFISSPSSSSNSSSQLKQLGIQISSSITSYRHQLGLGKVYGCTPQTFWVTGAPFMAPNSMYTFLADAMAHQILNPKRAKVPRVHISNTGMARFDLHKGPFTMDDSYITSPFPSLVVYIPEVPWEMARGMLERMNKKGAGQGRRVEYNTTFVGDPKGKREFGVWQGEECVNPPIEQFRAMGKRKVLGKREEIMGVPVGNGGGGRQEVLEVGYTTEDDFGVDGDDTIHARIANYEIPAYFGTTAGFPEWKKGGRKGRRQEPRVVDLVFNDFINDDLLAALGGNYTADDIKFYMEPSNYTLRDFLVPYVEQNWQAGMPMCEISGRRPHVG, from the exons GGAGCATGCTTCGAAGCATGTGCGTGTCGTGAAACGCATGCAACCTGGGGCGCTGGATGCGAGCTATGGTCCTACAAGGCCGTTGCAATGGGGGCAGTTGAATGTGTTGCATACA TCCGATACCCACGGATGGCTATCCGGCCACATCAAGGAGGCGAATTATGGTGCAGACTGGGGCGACTATGTCTCGTTTGTGGCAAGCATGAAAAGGACGGCCGAAGACCTCAAGGTGGACCTACTTCTTGTAGACTCTGGAGATCTTCATGATGGCACTGGCTTGAGTGACTCTACTACACCAAATGGAGAGATATCGAATGAGATCTTTGTCCAGCAGACCGGATATGATTTGCTGACTCTTG GTAACCATGAGTTGTATGCCTCCGAAGTGGCCTACCAGACATTCAACAATTTTAGCAGGGCCTGGGGTGACAAGTACTTGACTTCGAATGTAGAAATCATGAACCCTGACACTCAGGAGTGGGAGCACATTGGAAAGACGCACAAGTACTTTACTACGAAACATG GCCTTCGCATCATGGCTTTCGGTGTTCTCTTTGACTTCACTG CCAATACAAATGCCTCACGGATCACCAAGGCGGCGGATATGATCAAGCAGGACTGGTTCAAGCAAGCGGTTCATCATCCCAAACCTATTGATGTcttccttgttcttggccaCAACTCAGCACGTCCTGGACGCCAGGCCAGTACCTTGAAGACTGTCTACTCTGCCATTCGGGAGGCCCATCCTGACACTCCGATTCAGATATTTG GTGGGCATAGTCACATGCGGGACTTTGTTGTCTATGACCAAAGCTCTACCGCTTCTGAATCTGGTCGATACTGCGAATCTCTTGGTTGGTTTTCCATGTCGGGCTTCAACTCTTCCAACAGCGGTTTTACTGGccctctcaaccccaaaggcgtccccaaccccaaccgaaCGGCCGTTGTCGCCAACCCAGTGAACCCTACCCCCATTGATAAGAGGAGTAAGCAAAAAACCTCTCCCTTCCTCTACTCCCGTCGGTATCTCGACTGGAACCGTCTTACCTTTGACTATCACGCCCCCGGCTCGCAGTTCCTCCACAACGACATTCTCTCCCATCCCaacttcatctcctccccctctagCTCATCTAACAGCTCATCCCAGCTGAAACAACTCGGTATTCAAATCTCGTCTAGTATCACATCCTACCGCCATCAATTGGGCTTGGGAAAGGTATATGGGTGCACGCCACAGACGTTTTGGGTGACTGGGGCGCCGTTTATGGCGCCGAACTCGATGTACACCTTTTTGGCGGACGCAATGGCCCATCAGATTCTGAACCCAAAGAGGGCAAAGGTTCCGAGGGTTCATATCAGCAATACGGGAATGGCGAGATTTGACTTGCACAAGGGACCGTTCACGATGGACGATAGTTATATCACTTCGCCGTTTCCCAGCTTGGTGGTGTATATTCCCGAGGTGCCATGGGAAATGGCGAGGGGGATGCTAGAGCGGATGAATAAGAAGGGCGCggggcaggggaggagggttgagTATAATACCACGTTTGTCGGTGACCCCAAGGGAAAGAGGGAATTTGGGGTCTGGCAAGGAGAGGAGTGTGTCAACCCACCGATTGAACAGTTTAGGGCTATGGGGAAGAGAAAGGtcttggggaagagggaagaaaTTATGGGAGTGCCGGTGGgtaatggtggtggggggaggcaagaggtgttggaggtggggtATACGACTGAGGATGACTTTGGGGTGGACGGGGATGATACGATTCATGCGAGAATCGCCAACTATGAGATTCCGGCCTATTTTGGGACTACCGCTGGGTTTCCggagtggaagaaggggggaaggaagggacGGAGGCAGGAGCcaagggtggtggatttggttTTTAATGATTT TATCAACGATGATCTACTTGCCGCACTTGGGGGGAACTACACGGCGGACGACATCAAGTTTTACATGGAGCCATCAAACTACACGCTGAGAGACTTCTTGGTGCCATATGTGGAACAAAACTGGCAGGCGGGGATGCCGATGTGTGAGATTTCAGGGAGAAGGCCTCACGTTGGGTGA